In Sphingobacterium zeae, one genomic interval encodes:
- the clpP gene encoding ATP-dependent Clp endopeptidase proteolytic subunit ClpP: MNIDKNEFRKYAVKHHRIGSQHVDSFIARTETSIPTNLTPYIVEERQLNVAQMDVFSRLMMDRIIFLGSGIDDQVANIIQAQLLFLQSTDAQRDIQIYINSPGGSVYAGLGIYDTMQYITPDVATICTGIAASMGAVLLVAGAKGKRAALRHSRVMIHQPSGGAQGVAADMEINLREMMKLKEELYTIISDHSGQTYEWVEKSSDRDYWMKANEAKEFGMIDEILLPKKENIK, encoded by the coding sequence ATGAATATAGATAAAAACGAATTCAGAAAATATGCAGTAAAGCATCACCGTATTGGAAGTCAACACGTTGACAGCTTCATTGCTCGCACAGAGACAAGCATTCCGACAAATCTTACACCATACATTGTTGAAGAGCGTCAATTGAACGTTGCACAGATGGATGTATTCTCACGTTTGATGATGGATCGCATCATATTTTTAGGCAGCGGCATTGATGATCAGGTTGCCAACATTATTCAGGCACAACTTTTGTTTTTACAGTCAACCGATGCACAACGTGATATCCAGATCTACATTAATTCTCCAGGCGGGAGTGTGTATGCTGGGCTGGGAATTTATGATACCATGCAATATATCACGCCAGATGTAGCAACAATCTGTACCGGTATTGCTGCTTCGATGGGAGCTGTGCTTTTGGTTGCTGGTGCGAAAGGGAAACGCGCAGCGTTACGTCATTCACGTGTTATGATTCACCAACCTTCTGGTGGCGCTCAAGGCGTCGCAGCCGATATGGAAATCAACTTACGTGAAATGATGAAATTAAAAGAAGAATTATACACCATTATTTCAGATCATTCTGGACAAACTTACGAATGGGTAGAAAAATCTTCTGATCGGGATTACTGGATGAAAGCCAATGAGGCGAAAGAATTCGGTATGATTGATGAGATTTTACTTCCTAAGAAGGAGAATATTAAATAA
- a CDS encoding type I restriction enzyme HsdR N-terminal domain-containing protein, whose protein sequence is MFSPTPLNLPPFKAKISKKNNAIYIFDELRKKNLVLTPEEWVRQHWINYLSLNKNYPKSLMNIEGGLKLNNLQKRSDLLIYNSNGHKIVLAEFKAPHIKITQQVFEQIANYNTVHRIPYLVVSNGINHYYCKINFKTESYEFLEDLPSYNELG, encoded by the coding sequence ATGTTTTCACCCACTCCACTGAACTTACCTCCATTTAAAGCTAAAATATCCAAAAAAAACAATGCGATTTACATTTTTGATGAGCTCAGAAAAAAGAATCTGGTCTTAACTCCAGAAGAGTGGGTTAGGCAGCATTGGATAAACTATCTGTCACTCAATAAAAATTACCCCAAATCACTGATGAATATCGAAGGCGGATTAAAATTAAATAACCTTCAGAAAAGAAGTGATCTGTTAATTTACAACAGCAATGGACATAAGATCGTTTTGGCCGAATTTAAGGCACCGCATATAAAAATTACTCAACAAGTGTTTGAGCAAATTGCAAATTATAACACCGTTCATCGCATCCCCTACTTAGTAGTGAGCAATGGCATAAATCATTACTATTGTAAAATTAATTTTAAGACTGAATCCTATGAATTTTTAGAAGACCTCCCCAGCTATAACGAACTTGGCTAA
- the holA gene encoding DNA polymerase III subunit delta, translated as MNIHPILSDIKNRVFNPVYLLQGEESYFIDTIAEALEATVLTDAQKGFDQSIFYGKDVDMSTIVNSAKRYPMMSDNQVIIIKEAQELKWKSDTEELLTNYLEHLTPTTILVFCYKHGKFDKRKKIYKVFEKAGLVIDAAKLYDDKVAPWIGSYMKDAGWRIHPQASVLIADYLGNDLSKISNELDKLMLNVPKNQEVSTDDVERNIGISKDYNVFELNTALAKRNALKAYQIVDYFVANPKNNPLVMVIGQVATYFTKILKYHYLIDKTVAAKELGVHPFFLKEYELAARNYNRRKTFDVLNVLKETDLKSKGVNVPSNFNSAEILKEMIYRILN; from the coding sequence ATGAACATACATCCGATCTTATCCGATATCAAAAATAGGGTTTTTAATCCCGTATATCTATTGCAAGGGGAGGAAAGCTATTTTATCGACACCATTGCTGAAGCGCTTGAAGCGACGGTATTGACCGACGCCCAAAAGGGCTTTGACCAATCCATTTTTTATGGAAAGGATGTTGATATGTCTACAATAGTCAATTCGGCTAAACGATATCCTATGATGAGCGATAATCAGGTTATCATTATTAAAGAGGCGCAAGAGTTAAAATGGAAGTCCGATACCGAGGAGCTGTTGACCAACTACCTGGAGCATCTTACGCCAACGACTATTCTTGTTTTTTGCTATAAACATGGCAAATTTGATAAGCGTAAAAAAATTTACAAAGTCTTCGAGAAAGCAGGATTGGTGATTGATGCTGCTAAACTTTATGATGATAAGGTAGCGCCCTGGATCGGATCCTACATGAAAGACGCTGGTTGGCGTATTCATCCCCAGGCTAGCGTACTGATTGCAGATTATCTCGGTAATGACTTGTCCAAAATATCCAATGAACTGGATAAGCTTATGCTCAATGTTCCCAAAAATCAGGAAGTGAGTACGGATGACGTCGAACGTAATATTGGTATTTCTAAAGATTATAACGTGTTTGAATTAAATACTGCATTAGCAAAACGGAATGCCTTAAAAGCGTATCAGATTGTCGACTATTTTGTGGCAAATCCCAAAAATAATCCTTTGGTTATGGTCATCGGTCAAGTGGCGACCTACTTTACTAAAATTCTAAAATATCATTATCTTATTGATAAGACCGTCGCCGCAAAAGAATTAGGTGTCCATCCATTCTTTTTGAAAGAATATGAACTTGCGGCAAGAAATTACAACCGTAGAAAAACGTTCGACGTGCTCAATGTTCTAAAAGAGACTGACTTAAAATCGAAAGGTGTTAATGTTCCAAGCAACTTTAATAGCGCAGAGATTCTCAAAGAGATGATCTATCGGATACTCAATTAA
- a CDS encoding TetR/AcrR family transcriptional regulator yields the protein MEFNEKQIDILLAAERLFATKGFDGTSVRDIANEANVNVAMINYYFGSKDKLLDTFFEWRVPDFMINVDELAGIDHALDKIDAMVDRSIKSMNSHRKLYHIITIESSLKQRMLISEAFRKLKLHNLEVISSVINDGVAQGVFKAGYDPILIHSMMMGTFMNFQMNHSFLQDQLHINNDKDYAHYIETTLTEFIQKTIKALLTYEK from the coding sequence ATGGAATTTAACGAAAAACAGATTGATATACTGCTAGCAGCAGAGCGTCTTTTTGCAACAAAAGGGTTTGATGGAACTTCCGTTCGTGATATCGCCAATGAAGCGAATGTCAATGTGGCGATGATCAACTATTATTTTGGTTCTAAAGACAAGCTATTGGATACTTTCTTTGAATGGCGTGTTCCCGATTTCATGATCAATGTGGATGAACTTGCGGGTATTGATCATGCGTTGGATAAAATTGATGCGATGGTGGATCGATCAATTAAATCGATGAACTCTCACCGAAAGCTATATCACATTATTACCATCGAAAGTTCACTAAAGCAACGGATGCTTATATCTGAGGCTTTTAGGAAACTCAAATTACACAATTTAGAAGTGATCTCTTCCGTCATCAATGATGGGGTTGCTCAGGGGGTATTTAAAGCGGGGTATGATCCAATTTTGATTCACTCGATGATGATGGGAACTTTTATGAATTTCCAGATGAACCATAGCTTTTTACAGGATCAGTTGCATATCAATAATGATAAAGATTACGCACATTATATAGAAACAACTTTGACAGAATTTATACAGAAAACAATTAAAGCTTTATTGACATATGAAAAATAA
- a CDS encoding TolC family protein: protein MKNKLANLSALLLLSPMGLLAQDNKHMTLEEIIHLAANQSVEAKSADTKIFGRQLEVETAKSKQLPDAKLGGQYMAMTTPNVNLKLALGEGGATPDIAANQLWLGQASVSLPIYTGGRIKGGIDIAKDVLKAEEYNAVASKEQLAIRAVNLYLSLYKAQQTNLLIAENIKQSEQRVSDFKAMLDNGLIARNDLLKAELQLSNYQVSLQEAQKNIKVLNYQLANFLKIDEDTQLDQINLGEVTGVDLGLKASYDAAKTSRSDLKSMESQRLVAEDQLKVTKAAAMPTVAATAGYNAFGLQKVVTVTNAAMVGIGVSYDIGSLYKNKREVNVAKNRIKEIDEHIELLNDKVKVQVQQANENYMLAQKQDVVYHQAVDQAVENYRITKDKYDNGIADTDDLLTADVQQLQSKINLAISKANTIEKYYDLLLANGSLNIK from the coding sequence ATGAAAAATAAGTTGGCCAATTTAAGTGCTTTATTACTTCTAAGTCCCATGGGTTTGTTGGCACAAGACAATAAGCATATGACTTTGGAAGAGATAATTCACTTGGCCGCAAATCAAAGCGTGGAAGCGAAGTCCGCTGATACCAAGATATTCGGAAGGCAGCTCGAAGTCGAAACTGCCAAATCAAAGCAACTTCCCGACGCAAAATTGGGTGGACAATACATGGCCATGACTACTCCAAATGTGAATTTAAAGTTGGCATTGGGTGAGGGAGGTGCTACTCCGGATATTGCAGCAAATCAATTGTGGTTAGGACAGGCTTCGGTAAGCCTGCCAATCTATACCGGTGGCAGAATTAAGGGCGGCATTGATATTGCAAAGGATGTATTGAAAGCTGAGGAATACAATGCTGTAGCGAGCAAAGAACAATTGGCTATACGTGCAGTAAATCTTTATTTGAGTCTTTATAAGGCTCAGCAAACAAATTTGTTGATTGCTGAAAATATCAAGCAGTCGGAGCAACGTGTTTCGGATTTTAAAGCAATGTTGGATAATGGTTTGATCGCACGTAATGACTTATTAAAAGCAGAACTGCAGCTTTCAAACTATCAGGTTTCGCTTCAGGAAGCACAGAAAAATATCAAGGTGCTGAATTATCAATTGGCTAACTTCTTGAAAATTGATGAAGATACCCAACTGGATCAGATCAATTTGGGCGAAGTCACAGGTGTGGATTTGGGCTTAAAAGCATCATATGATGCAGCAAAAACCTCGCGCTCAGATCTAAAATCGATGGAATCGCAACGTTTGGTTGCTGAAGATCAGCTGAAAGTCACAAAAGCGGCTGCCATGCCAACTGTTGCTGCAACTGCTGGATACAATGCTTTTGGTCTTCAAAAGGTGGTTACCGTGACGAATGCTGCCATGGTTGGCATCGGCGTTTCTTACGATATCGGTTCGCTTTACAAAAATAAAAGAGAAGTGAATGTGGCAAAAAACCGTATCAAGGAAATTGATGAGCATATTGAATTATTAAATGACAAGGTAAAAGTGCAGGTTCAACAGGCCAATGAAAACTATATGCTGGCACAAAAGCAGGATGTGGTCTATCATCAGGCGGTGGATCAGGCTGTTGAAAATTATCGGATCACCAAAGATAAGTACGATAATGGTATCGCAGATACCGACGACTTGTTGACCGCAGACGTACAGCAGCTGCAAAGCAAGATCAATCTGGCAATCAGCAAAGCAAACACCATTGAAAAATATTACGACCTGCTGTTAGCAAATGGGTCTTTAAACATTAAATAG
- a CDS encoding HlyD family secretion protein, with amino-acid sequence MENTVENAPEKKGTNKKFTIVLAALVIFGGAYGAYKYMHGQAHETTDDAQVEKNMSPIIPRVGGFIAKVYVKDNDLVKKGDTLFTIESQDYQVRVDEALAALAAAQSSFDVSKADVSASSANVAISDATIQSNLGSIDAARIRAKQANNDYIRYQNLYNNQSITKQQYEQALTAKLEADKQVEILQQQRNASASQRNAIVSKTTVASKQTSVAEANIKRANAQLEAAKLNLSYTAVLASVDGQVSNIKVQPGQMVNPGQSLFYIVDNIETWVVANFKETQLEKMKPGQKVGIKVDAYPNIEFEGEVNSFSPATGSRFSLLPPDNATGNFVKTVQRLPVKIKLTKDNKAENVALLRPGMNADVDVHVQ; translated from the coding sequence ATGGAAAATACAGTAGAAAACGCACCTGAAAAAAAAGGTACAAATAAAAAATTTACAATTGTTTTGGCTGCATTGGTCATCTTCGGAGGGGCTTATGGGGCGTATAAATATATGCATGGCCAGGCGCATGAGACTACAGACGATGCGCAGGTAGAGAAAAACATGAGCCCGATCATTCCACGGGTGGGTGGTTTTATCGCTAAAGTCTACGTAAAGGACAATGATTTGGTTAAAAAAGGGGATACGTTATTTACCATTGAGAGTCAAGACTATCAGGTTCGTGTGGACGAGGCATTAGCAGCCTTGGCAGCAGCTCAAAGTAGCTTTGATGTTTCAAAGGCAGATGTATCTGCGTCTTCGGCTAATGTGGCGATCTCAGATGCAACGATCCAATCCAATTTAGGCAGCATCGATGCGGCACGTATTCGTGCTAAGCAAGCGAACAATGATTATATCCGCTACCAAAACTTATACAATAACCAGTCCATTACGAAACAGCAGTACGAGCAGGCATTGACTGCGAAATTGGAAGCCGACAAGCAGGTTGAAATTTTGCAACAGCAACGCAATGCCAGTGCGTCGCAACGTAATGCAATCGTCAGTAAGACTACAGTGGCTTCAAAACAAACTTCTGTTGCTGAGGCGAATATAAAAAGAGCGAATGCACAGCTTGAGGCGGCTAAATTGAACCTTTCTTATACCGCGGTACTTGCATCGGTTGATGGGCAGGTGTCTAACATTAAGGTTCAGCCCGGTCAAATGGTCAATCCAGGTCAATCTTTGTTCTACATTGTCGATAATATTGAAACTTGGGTCGTTGCCAACTTTAAAGAGACGCAATTGGAAAAAATGAAGCCTGGTCAAAAGGTGGGGATCAAAGTGGATGCTTATCCTAATATCGAATTTGAAGGTGAAGTAAATTCTTTCTCACCGGCGACAGGATCGCGTTTTTCTTTATTGCCGCCAGATAATGCGACTGGTAACTTTGTGAAGACTGTTCAGCGTTTACCTGTAAAAATTAAATTGACAAAAGACAATAAAGCAGAAAATGTGGCTTTGCTCAGACCGGGCATGAATGCTGACGTAGATGTGCATGTTCAATAA
- a CDS encoding MDR family MFS transporter codes for MENLNQQDSLVEYGFRRVVITITAVLCALLEIVDTTIVNVALNDMKGSLGATLTDVAWVITAYAIANVIVIPMTSWLSQQFGRRNYFAASIIIFTVSSFLCGNATNIWELVAFRFIQGMGGGALLVTAQTIITESYPKEKRSMAQAIYGMGVIIGPTLGPPLGGYIIDNFSWPYIFYINVPLGIIATLLTLSFVRSPKYSQKQSAKEVDWFGMIFLIMFIGSLQFVLEHGQQDDWFDDPLILGLSILSVFGLLFFIWRELVYDKPIVNLRVLKDKNLQVGVVMSFILGFGLFGSTFIIPIYTQSILGWTATDAGLLLLPSSIMTGIMMPFIGKMIQNGVPQKYMVAVGLSIFFGFCFWMYSLMTNDTGSEHMFWPLILRGVGLGLLFVPVMTLSLSTLHGKSIGEGAAFTGMMRQLGGSFGIALITTFIARDSQKHRVDLVANLDPSKFDVQQRVQQLQMSFQSKGFSPNEALAKAHQILDMSVMKQATVLSYMDVFLYLGVVFLICVPFVLMIKQGKTQIDMSSVH; via the coding sequence ATGGAAAATTTAAATCAACAAGATAGTCTGGTTGAATATGGTTTTCGACGTGTTGTAATTACGATTACAGCGGTGCTTTGTGCGCTGTTGGAAATCGTGGATACAACCATCGTCAACGTGGCTCTGAACGACATGAAAGGTTCGTTGGGGGCGACCTTGACCGATGTCGCTTGGGTTATTACCGCGTACGCGATCGCCAACGTAATTGTGATTCCGATGACCAGCTGGTTGTCCCAACAATTTGGACGGAGAAATTACTTTGCTGCGTCTATTATCATATTTACGGTATCTTCATTTTTATGTGGTAACGCGACCAATATTTGGGAGCTTGTTGCATTTCGTTTTATACAAGGGATGGGCGGTGGAGCTTTGTTGGTAACAGCACAAACCATCATTACAGAAAGTTATCCGAAAGAAAAACGTAGTATGGCTCAGGCCATCTATGGTATGGGGGTTATTATTGGTCCTACATTAGGTCCTCCTTTAGGTGGATATATTATCGATAATTTCTCCTGGCCTTATATATTTTATATCAATGTGCCCTTAGGTATTATTGCTACATTGTTGACCTTATCTTTTGTACGCAGCCCCAAATACAGCCAAAAACAATCTGCAAAGGAGGTGGATTGGTTTGGTATGATCTTTTTAATCATGTTTATCGGTTCTCTTCAATTCGTTTTGGAGCACGGACAGCAGGATGATTGGTTTGACGATCCATTGATTTTAGGCCTATCAATCTTGTCTGTTTTCGGACTATTATTCTTTATCTGGCGGGAACTGGTGTACGACAAACCCATTGTTAACTTGCGGGTATTGAAGGATAAGAATTTGCAGGTGGGTGTAGTGATGAGCTTTATCCTCGGTTTTGGCTTATTCGGCTCGACTTTTATTATTCCAATCTATACCCAGTCGATATTGGGATGGACGGCCACAGACGCAGGTTTGTTATTGTTGCCAAGTTCGATCATGACCGGTATCATGATGCCTTTTATAGGAAAGATGATCCAAAATGGTGTTCCTCAAAAATATATGGTTGCCGTGGGGCTTAGTATCTTTTTTGGATTCTGTTTTTGGATGTACAGTCTCATGACCAATGATACGGGATCTGAGCACATGTTTTGGCCCCTGATTCTACGTGGAGTTGGCTTAGGATTGTTGTTCGTACCTGTCATGACACTCTCACTATCGACATTACATGGTAAGTCAATTGGTGAAGGTGCTGCCTTTACAGGGATGATGCGCCAGTTGGGTGGTTCATTTGGAATTGCCTTGATCACGACATTTATTGCCCGTGATAGCCAAAAACATCGTGTTGACCTGGTTGCCAATTTAGATCCAAGTAAATTTGATGTGCAACAACGGGTGCAACAATTGCAAATGAGTTTTCAGTCGAAAGGCTTTTCGCCTAATGAGGCGCTTGCCAAAGCGCATCAAATATTAGACATGAGTGTGATGAAGCAAGCGACCGTTTTATCTTATATGGATGTGTTTTTGTATCTCGGGGTTGTCTTTCTGATTTGTGTTCCTTTTGTATTGATGATCAAACAAGGGAAAACACAGATCGATATGTCCAGTGTACATTAG
- a CDS encoding glycosyltransferase family 4 protein: protein MSPSEIEILFVSHKYPPSVGGMEKQSFELINTAALYLKVHTLVYDNKEPLLAFFFQLNRRILAKINDNPGIKLIHFNDGLIASLASFHKGYTHLKRAVTLHGLDIVFPLRYFQRKIIPRFNTFDQLIAVSQATADAAQLRGIDPSKIIVIPNGVDPIHCSTQNNEPTCESRPYFITLGRPVKRKGFSWLMKHVIPAIQGDFKLLMVGPFDQKPTWKERLLQLTPKKINHLITLFLGFPTDQGAIRKLLKAYPEKIEHLGKVPFEQLQSLLTNAQAFLMPNIEVTGDMEGFGLVCLEASTAGTIVVAAELEGITSAVTHNYNGLVLPSENQHAWIEQLQAILADPVHYKKLSLQFKQNTLKQYSWDIMARSYCQSFADLVTAADK, encoded by the coding sequence ATGTCCCCATCTGAAATAGAAATACTATTTGTCAGCCACAAATATCCCCCAAGTGTTGGCGGTATGGAAAAGCAAAGCTTTGAACTCATCAATACCGCAGCTCTTTACTTGAAGGTACACACCTTAGTCTATGACAATAAGGAACCTCTTTTAGCCTTCTTCTTCCAGCTGAATCGCCGCATTCTCGCCAAAATTAACGATAACCCCGGCATCAAGCTTATCCACTTTAACGATGGATTAATTGCGTCCTTAGCCTCTTTTCATAAAGGATATACCCATTTAAAACGTGCTGTCACGCTTCACGGTCTGGATATCGTTTTTCCACTTCGTTATTTTCAACGTAAGATCATACCGCGGTTTAATACATTTGATCAGCTTATTGCGGTTAGCCAAGCCACCGCCGACGCCGCCCAGTTACGTGGTATCGATCCATCCAAAATTATTGTTATACCCAACGGTGTAGATCCGATACACTGCTCCACTCAAAACAATGAACCAACCTGCGAAAGCAGGCCCTATTTTATCACTTTGGGACGCCCTGTTAAGCGGAAGGGCTTCTCGTGGTTGATGAAACATGTCATCCCCGCGATTCAGGGCGATTTCAAATTACTAATGGTGGGGCCATTCGATCAAAAACCGACATGGAAAGAACGCCTATTGCAGCTTACACCAAAAAAGATAAATCATTTAATCACCCTATTCCTAGGATTTCCCACCGATCAAGGGGCCATCCGAAAATTACTGAAAGCATACCCCGAAAAAATTGAACATCTTGGAAAAGTTCCATTCGAACAACTGCAAAGCCTCCTGACCAACGCACAGGCCTTTTTGATGCCCAATATTGAAGTGACCGGTGATATGGAAGGCTTTGGGCTCGTCTGCCTAGAAGCTTCCACAGCAGGCACAATTGTTGTCGCCGCCGAATTAGAAGGAATTACAAGCGCCGTTACACACAATTACAATGGGCTTGTCCTGCCAAGCGAAAACCAACACGCATGGATCGAACAACTTCAAGCCATCTTAGCAGATCCAGTCCACTATAAAAAGCTAAGCCTACAATTTAAACAGAACACCTTAAAACAATATAGCTGGGATATTATGGCTAGATCCTATTGCCAATCATTTGCAGACTTAGTTACAGCAGCAGATAAATAA
- a CDS encoding lysylphosphatidylglycerol synthase transmembrane domain-containing protein: MGKLTNPSQLIKGVFLLLILASITIFLAKSDLNALKKELSSVGYRFIVILFTTCAAYFLGTLAWWICLGPAKKKVNLLELFAVHQIGETVGLFNPTSIIGGDLLKAQLITRYDIPLKEGLNSVAISRITAVLSQLTLFLIAMLWLVFSPLKNEIIRYTGPIIYIICLFLFLLMILILYWLIAAKIPSQTKASTATPFGKAQAHVQSLLWSVKDFYKHQNKVFWYSYLLFALHWIIGSLEFYYILKFLGVAVLPIHGLIVDMSVIVLKSIGAFIPGQLGIEEIANKLLLHMIGITGGSIWLSASLLRRGRQLIWVALGFIFYLCIKKKPVHVPI, translated from the coding sequence ATGGGCAAATTAACAAACCCAAGCCAACTCATCAAAGGTGTTTTTTTACTTTTGATTCTGGCGTCCATCACGATCTTTTTAGCGAAAAGCGATTTAAATGCGTTGAAAAAAGAGCTCTCCTCTGTTGGTTATCGCTTCATCGTTATTTTGTTTACAACTTGCGCGGCCTATTTTTTAGGTACATTAGCTTGGTGGATATGTTTAGGCCCTGCAAAAAAGAAGGTCAATCTGCTCGAACTCTTTGCCGTCCATCAAATCGGGGAAACCGTTGGACTATTCAATCCCACAAGCATTATCGGTGGCGATTTATTAAAGGCACAATTGATAACCCGTTATGACATTCCTTTAAAAGAAGGATTGAATTCGGTTGCAATATCCCGTATTACTGCCGTACTGTCTCAATTGACACTCTTTTTGATTGCTATGCTTTGGTTGGTATTTTCTCCTTTAAAAAATGAAATTATACGCTACACAGGCCCAATAATATATATTATCTGTCTATTTTTATTCCTTTTGATGATCCTGATACTTTACTGGTTAATAGCTGCAAAAATTCCCTCACAAACCAAGGCTTCAACAGCAACACCTTTTGGAAAAGCACAAGCGCATGTTCAGTCACTACTTTGGAGTGTAAAAGACTTTTATAAACATCAAAATAAGGTTTTTTGGTATTCTTACTTACTTTTTGCACTACATTGGATTATTGGCAGCCTTGAATTCTATTATATTCTAAAATTTTTGGGTGTCGCAGTTCTACCAATACATGGTTTAATAGTAGATATGAGTGTCATTGTGCTGAAAAGCATCGGTGCTTTTATTCCAGGGCAACTGGGTATTGAAGAAATCGCCAATAAGCTCCTACTCCATATGATCGGTATTACAGGAGGTAGTATTTGGCTCAGTGCTTCATTATTACGTCGCGGCCGACAGCTTATCTGGGTAGCGCTGGGTTTTATATTTTATCTATGCATCAAAAAGAAACCAGTTCATGTCCCCATCTGA
- a CDS encoding glycosyltransferase family 4 protein produces MRKVAFFTEILVEDFDGASRTMFQLINRIDQQKFNYFFIYGGGPTQFRNFHSYKVPTFKIPVNDDYCLAIPQLIKKKLELALDKFAPDMIHIATPSLLGFFALNYAKRKGIPVLTIYHTHFISYIAYYFKNILPLVKPTEQWIKKAMNNFYNKCDIVYVPTKSILNELQQIGLQQEGLKLWQRGIDTALFNPQKKNLSQLQTITKNDKPTILFVSRIVWEKNIKTLIEIYQQIHAQNLDYNFIVVGEGTAKIIAMQEMPKAIFLGKKSHDELAILYASADVFVFPSVSETYGNVVVEALASGLPCVIANGGGSASLIQHGKNGFKCQPENAAGYVYYLKKILSDASLKSNLVIEGLSYVGQLDWNRLAGRYFNDIELLIDKTQEVDLAWAN; encoded by the coding sequence ATGAGAAAGGTAGCCTTCTTTACAGAGATACTCGTCGAGGATTTTGACGGTGCATCACGGACAATGTTTCAGCTGATAAACCGTATAGACCAGCAGAAATTCAACTATTTCTTTATTTATGGCGGCGGCCCTACGCAATTTCGAAATTTCCATTCTTACAAGGTTCCCACATTCAAAATACCGGTCAATGACGATTATTGTCTCGCTATTCCACAGCTTATTAAAAAGAAACTTGAGCTCGCTTTAGATAAATTTGCTCCCGACATGATCCATATTGCAACTCCTTCCCTTTTAGGTTTTTTTGCTTTAAATTATGCCAAACGGAAAGGTATTCCTGTCCTTACAATCTATCATACACACTTCATTTCATACATTGCCTATTATTTCAAAAACATATTACCCTTAGTCAAACCGACTGAACAATGGATAAAAAAAGCAATGAATAACTTTTACAATAAATGTGATATTGTCTATGTACCGACCAAATCCATTCTAAATGAATTACAGCAGATCGGCTTACAACAAGAAGGATTAAAGCTCTGGCAAAGAGGAATAGACACAGCTCTGTTTAACCCCCAAAAAAAGAATCTATCTCAACTGCAGACCATCACAAAGAATGACAAACCAACAATCCTTTTTGTCAGTCGTATCGTCTGGGAAAAAAATATTAAAACGCTTATTGAAATCTATCAACAGATACATGCCCAAAACCTCGACTATAATTTCATTGTTGTCGGTGAAGGAACAGCCAAAATAATTGCGATGCAAGAGATGCCTAAAGCCATTTTCTTAGGAAAGAAAAGCCATGATGAGCTCGCAATTTTATATGCTTCGGCCGATGTCTTTGTTTTTCCGTCGGTCTCAGAAACGTATGGAAACGTCGTCGTCGAAGCATTAGCATCCGGACTTCCTTGTGTTATCGCCAACGGCGGAGGCTCGGCGTCCTTGATTCAGCACGGAAAAAATGGATTTAAGTGTCAACCTGAAAATGCGGCTGGATATGTTTACTACCTCAAAAAAATTCTCTCCGACGCAAGCTTAAAAAGTAATCTCGTCATTGAAGGTCTATCCTATGTTGGGCAACTGGATTGGAATAGACTAGCTGGACGCTATTTTAATGACATTGAACTATTGATAGACAAAACACAGGAAGTCGATTTGGCATGGGCAAATTAA